The following coding sequences are from one Salvia hispanica cultivar TCC Black 2014 chromosome 3, UniMelb_Shisp_WGS_1.0, whole genome shotgun sequence window:
- the LOC125215672 gene encoding katanin p60 ATPase-containing subunit A1-like — protein sequence MVGASLAGLQDHVKLAREYAVEGLYDTAVIFFDGAIAQINKHLNTVDDPLLRTKWMNVKKAISEETEVVKQLDAEKRSFKDVHVGRRPGSPPISTKSSFVFQPLDEYPTSSGTPMDDPDVWRPPSRDHTGRRPARSGQVGTRKSPQDPTWARGGAAKTAPRGGRTGASSKVNTGVRASTTVKKGSAKSTSGSGKSDSVNGDAEEGKPKKVQYEGPDADLAAMLERDVLDSSPGVRWDDVAGLSEAKRLLEEAVVLPLWMPEYFQGIRRPWKGVLMFGPPGTGKTLLAKAVATECGTTFFNVSSATLASKWRGESERMVRCLFDLARAHAPSTIFIDEIDSLCNSRGASGEHESSRRVKSELLVQVDGVNASSTNEDGTRKIVMVLAATNFPWDIDEALRRRLEKRIYIPLPNFESRKELIRINVKTVEVAPDVDIDDVARRTEGYSGDDLTNVCRDASLNGMRRKIAGKTRDEIKNMAKDEISNDPIAMCDFLEAITKVQPSVSAADIEKHEKWFADFGSA from the exons ATGGTAGGTGCTTCTCTAGCAGGATTGCAAGATCATGTGAAGCTAGCTAGAGAGTACGCAGTGGAAGGACTCTACGACACTGCCGTTATCTTCTTCGATGGAGCCATTGCTCAGATCAACAA GCATTTGAATACAGTTGATGACCCATTGCTTCGTACGAAATGGATGAATGTGAAAAAAGCCATATCAGAAGAAACAGAGGTAGTGAAGCAGTTAGATGCTGAGAAAAGGTCGTTTAAGGACGTTCATGTTGGTAGACGGCCTGGTTCTCCTCCTATTTCGACCAAATCATCTTTTGTTTTCCAACCACTCGATGAGTACCCTACGTCTTCTGGCACTCCTATGGATGACCCTGATGTGTGGAGGCCTCCTAGTCGAGATCATACAGGTAGGAGACCTGCAAGAAGCGGTCAAGTGGGTACGAGGAAGTCACCACAAGATCCTACTTGGGCTCGTGGGGGTGCAGCTAAAACAGCTCCACGTGGAGGTAGGACAGGTGCTTCTAGTAAGGTCAACACTGGAGTCCGAGCATCAACTACTGTTAAGAAAGGCTCTGCCAAGTCTACCTCAGGCTCAGGGAAATCAGATTCCGTA AATGGGGATGCTGAAGAGGGAAAACCCAAAAAAGTACAGTATGAAGGGCCTGATGCTGACTTGGCAGCTATGCTTGAAAGGGATGTCTTGGATTCCAGTCCTGGTGTTAGATGGGATGATGTGGCTGGGCTAAGTGAAGCAAAAAGACTATTAGAGGAAGCTGTGGTGCTTCCTCTGTGGATGCCTGAATATTTCCAG GGAATTCGCAGGCCGTGGAAAGGTGTCCTCATGTTTGGCCCCCCAGGTACTGGAAAAACTCTTCTTGCTAAAGCGGTTGCAACTGAATGCGGGACAACATTTTTCAATGTTTCTTCTGCGACCTTGGCTTCAAAATGGCGTGGAGAAAGTGAAAGAATGGTTCGGTGTTTATTTGATCTGGCACGAGCTCATGCTCCAAGTACCATATTTATAGATGAGATAGATTCTCTGTGCAATTCTCGTGG GGCTTCTGGAGAACACGAATCATCCAGGAGAGTGAAGTCTGAACTTCTAGTTCAGGTAGATGGGGTCAATGCTTCCTCAACCAATGAGGACGGCACACGCAAGATTGTGATGGTTTTAGCAGCTACAAATTTTCCTTGGGATATAGATGAAGCATTGAG GAGGCGGTTGGAGAAAAGAATCTACATCcctttaccaaattttgaaagtCGCAAGGAGCTGATACGGATAAATGTGAAAACTGTAGAG GTGGCTCCAGATGTAGATATTGACGATGTTGCCCGCCGTACGGAGGGATACAGTGGAGACGATCTGACAAATGTTTGTCGTGATGCTTCATTGAATGGCATGAGGCGCAAGATAGCAGGAAAGACACGAGATGAGATCAAGAACATGGCCAAGGATGAGATTTCAAACGATCCGATTGCAATGTGTGACTTTCTAGAAGCCATCACCAAGGTCCAGCCTAGTGTTTCAGCAGCTGATATTGAGAAACATGAGAAGTGGTTTGCTGATTTTGGATCAGCTTAA
- the LOC125211085 gene encoding uncharacterized protein LOC125211085, with protein MRGSQFLQLFSFIILILILVLCLPIRTLCVGDDPCKEAFCGQGTCVPPTSGTNYTCTCKLGWKHGFDARACILPICTIDFECGNNAPPPPPPPPPPGLTIPPFLDPSSACFLVWCNEGTCVANGTKHTCVCNNGSSNFLNLPEYPCFKTCSIGLDCNSPPAPPPPPNGSDKIWKRWSNIVVSLSTIILAWIMHE; from the exons ATGAGAGGCTCTCAATTCCTCcaactattttcattcatcatcctcatcctcatcctcgTACTTTGTCTCCCCATTCGGACACTCT GTGTAGGTGATGATCCTTGTAAAGAAGCGTTCTGTGGACAAGGAACGTGTGTGCCCCCAACCTCGGGTACCAATTATACTTGCACGTGCAAGCTTGGATGGAAGCATGGTTTTGATGCACGTGCTTGTATTTTACCAATTT GCACTATAGACTTCGAGTGCGGGAACAatgcgccgccgccgccaccgccgccaccgccgcctgGTTTAACAATTCCACCATTTCTTGATCCCTCGAGcg CATGCTTTTTGGTATGGTGCAACGAGGGTACGTGTGTTGCTAATGGAACGAAGCATACATGTGTATGCAACAATGGGTCTAGCAATTTCCTCAACCTCCCTGAATATCCATGCTTCAAGACAt GTAGCATCGGACTAGACTGTAATAGCCCGCCGgcaccgccaccaccaccaaatG GATCGGATAAAATTTGGAAGAGATGGAGCAATATTGTGGTTTCATTATCTACAATCATTTTGGCGTGGATCATGCATGAATGA